From a single Bacteroidota bacterium genomic region:
- a CDS encoding 3-oxoacyl-[acyl-carrier-protein] synthase III C-terminal domain-containing protein yields MRDVYITSTGSFLPGEPVENDDIESYLGMIGGQPSRLRTRILKQNGIKRRHYALDKTQRTTHSNAELAVGAIREALQGSGVLEKEIDFLALATTQGDLPVPGFASMVHGELETPACAITSHHGICSSGMMALRSAFLEVGAGEKEKAVACASELPSRLFKASRFEQQAAYQENGGVPFDTDFLRWMLSDGAGAMVLEPQPDLRGNSLRIEWLEIKSLASKYDPCMYVGPAKNDAGHVDTSWLDYDSYHAAADVGAINLRQDTRMLKDVMKCAVDGFFELIEAGKLNPDQIDWFCCHYSSHIFRGEARELMKRGGVVIPEERWFTNLYTKGNTGAASIFIMLDELFQSGKLAEGQQVLCVVPESGRFSFAYMLATVVAGSKQADNAITTVGRAVDDIEPPLLRTKGTALEASLVRQLARVWVEFEQQLNQVPIVDKLNRGRLSMHDYRDFLFNLRQQVIDGSRWIARAASNITREYFPIRSAFIAHTSDEHRDYEMLEKNYVAVGGKLDEMYAGTRNIGSEALTAFILHQASRENPFDLIGAMFIIEGLGMRIARRWGTLIQEQLNLSDDQVSFFLYHSESDEYHFERLDMAVQSGILTAPLVDHIVKTAKVTARLYLLQLEEIGSF; encoded by the coding sequence ATGCGAGATGTATACATCACTTCAACTGGCAGCTTTTTACCCGGCGAACCCGTTGAGAATGACGATATAGAAAGCTACCTGGGTATGATTGGAGGGCAGCCATCGCGGTTACGAACCCGCATTTTGAAACAGAACGGTATCAAGCGCAGGCATTATGCGCTGGACAAAACCCAGCGTACCACGCATTCAAACGCTGAACTGGCCGTGGGAGCCATTCGTGAAGCCCTGCAAGGAAGTGGTGTGCTGGAAAAGGAAATTGACTTTTTGGCACTGGCTACCACACAGGGGGATTTACCGGTGCCGGGTTTTGCCAGCATGGTACACGGCGAACTTGAAACGCCGGCCTGCGCCATTACCTCGCACCATGGCATCTGTTCGAGTGGTATGATGGCCCTCCGCAGCGCATTTCTTGAAGTTGGCGCCGGCGAGAAAGAGAAAGCTGTTGCGTGCGCAAGCGAATTGCCCAGCCGGCTCTTCAAGGCGAGCCGATTTGAGCAGCAGGCGGCGTACCAGGAAAACGGAGGTGTCCCCTTTGATACCGACTTCCTGCGCTGGATGCTATCAGACGGCGCAGGGGCCATGGTGCTGGAGCCCCAACCCGATTTACGCGGTAACTCACTGCGTATTGAGTGGCTGGAGATCAAGTCACTTGCGAGTAAATATGACCCGTGCATGTACGTTGGGCCGGCTAAAAATGACGCGGGACATGTTGACACGTCGTGGCTGGATTACGATAGCTACCACGCAGCAGCTGATGTTGGCGCAATCAATTTGCGGCAAGATACCCGGATGTTGAAAGATGTGATGAAATGCGCTGTGGATGGTTTTTTCGAGCTAATCGAGGCTGGCAAGCTAAATCCGGATCAAATTGACTGGTTTTGCTGCCACTACTCCTCACACATTTTTCGGGGTGAAGCGCGCGAGCTGATGAAACGCGGGGGCGTTGTCATCCCCGAGGAGCGGTGGTTTACAAACCTATATACAAAAGGGAATACGGGGGCAGCCTCCATTTTTATCATGTTGGATGAACTCTTCCAGTCAGGTAAACTGGCGGAGGGCCAGCAAGTGCTGTGCGTTGTGCCGGAAAGCGGTCGGTTTTCTTTTGCTTATATGCTGGCTACCGTTGTCGCCGGCAGTAAACAGGCTGATAACGCAATTACTACCGTGGGTCGCGCGGTAGATGACATTGAACCGCCCTTGTTGCGCACCAAAGGTACGGCACTGGAAGCCTCTCTGGTGCGCCAGTTGGCCCGGGTATGGGTTGAGTTTGAGCAGCAGTTGAATCAGGTGCCTATTGTCGACAAGCTCAACCGCGGCCGGCTATCGATGCATGATTATCGCGACTTTCTATTCAACCTCCGTCAGCAAGTCATCGATGGGTCACGCTGGATTGCACGGGCTGCATCCAATATCACCCGCGAATACTTTCCCATTCGATCCGCCTTCATTGCGCATACCAGCGATGAGCATCGGGATTACGAAATGCTCGAAAAAAACTATGTTGCGGTTGGCGGCAAGCTTGACGAAATGTATGCTGGCACACGCAATATCGGAAGCGAGGCCCTGACAGCATTCATCCTCCATCAGGCAAGCCGAGAAAATCCGTTTGATCTGATAGGCGCGATGTTTATCATTGAAGGGCTGGGAATGCGTATTGCCCGGCGATGGGGCACGCTCATCCAGGAGCAACTCAACCTCAGCGATGACCAGGTGTCCTTTTTTCTCTATCATTCGGAAAGTGACGAATACCACTTTGAACGGCTGGATATGGCGGTGCAGTCGGGCATTCTTACTGCGCCTCTGGTCGATCATATAGTGAAAACGGCCAAAGTCACAGCCCGACTGTATTTGTTGCAGTTGGAAGAAATAGGCTCATTCTAA
- a CDS encoding alkaline phosphatase D family protein, translating into MKSTPRPLLLCLFFAGCICMVLSSCQPAGTAFRTGWPTDLNRTWVGPEYWANRLQDWHIADGRLETTVQAKGKPMRTLHLLTRRLGAHDGSLNMQVEAGWIDAQHAPSENELGFLIGAGSTLDYRAAALIHHSSGPGAGIFVGTNQQGTLFIRNLSNDAEELARSEQVNLETPLEEVRLALDMTVENAGHTLTLSLYTAIDGPALTSVSYRFPEEADLAGNLALVSSQDQTWFRDWRVDGTRLEVHPGRTAGPVLNTQYTLSKDILKMTAQMMPVGEEDAQTVTLEVKDEDAWREVASTSIITPGYTAPFRVENWERGADTPYRVVYDYAKADGSITTYLFHGTVKQDPVDQPVVSVAGFTGNHNTGRGVEGGNFRWIDRVWFPHNDIVNNIKQQDVDVLFFSGDQVYEGASPTFPDRENAHLDYLYKWYLWGWAFRDITKDRPTITIPDDHDVYQGNIWGNGGPAVPVDNMGGYVMPADWVKMIERTQTSHLPDPYDPTPIKQGIGVYYTSMTYGRVGIAILEDRKFKSGCYGLVPGHEGRPDHFSQENFTPAMVDKPGLTLLGDRQLTFIDDWAADWRGQDMKLAVSQTVFANMATHHGPNLMRLYADLDSNGWPKRGRDSALRALRRGFAFMLQGDQHLSTIVHHGVDAHNDAGYSFCVPSIANFYPRGWQPEEAGENRPEGAPAHYGQHQDAFGNFVTVYGATNPTGLTGISTEKEPLALHDRMPGYGIVRFNKTDRTITMENWPRYAKPMSQSEATQYEGWPKTIAMEDNYGREAAGYLPALRVSGLANPVVQVVEEATGEIVYTLRIQGDSFRPKVFAQGRYTVHVGNQDAGEMQTFSGVTIAEDEVLEVIF; encoded by the coding sequence ATGAAGTCGACACCCCGCCCGCTATTGCTTTGCCTGTTTTTTGCAGGATGTATTTGTATGGTTTTATCGAGTTGCCAACCAGCAGGAACGGCGTTCCGCACGGGCTGGCCGACAGACTTGAACAGAACGTGGGTAGGTCCGGAATACTGGGCAAACCGGCTGCAAGACTGGCACATTGCTGATGGTCGCCTGGAAACTACAGTACAAGCGAAAGGCAAACCCATGCGGACCCTGCACTTGCTTACGCGTCGCCTTGGCGCCCACGATGGCAGCTTGAATATGCAGGTCGAAGCCGGCTGGATTGACGCTCAGCACGCGCCAAGCGAAAACGAACTTGGGTTTCTGATTGGCGCTGGCAGCACACTCGATTACAGAGCAGCTGCGCTTATACATCACAGCAGTGGACCAGGCGCAGGGATTTTTGTAGGCACCAACCAGCAAGGCACCCTGTTTATACGAAATTTGAGTAACGATGCAGAAGAGCTCGCCCGCAGCGAACAAGTAAACCTAGAAACCCCCCTTGAGGAAGTTCGCCTTGCGCTCGACATGACCGTGGAGAATGCCGGCCATACGCTTACGCTATCTCTATACACTGCAATTGATGGCCCTGCGCTAACATCGGTAAGTTACAGATTCCCTGAAGAAGCTGATCTTGCAGGCAACCTTGCCCTCGTATCAAGCCAGGACCAGACATGGTTCCGTGATTGGCGGGTAGATGGCACAAGGCTCGAAGTACATCCCGGCAGAACCGCTGGGCCGGTATTAAATACGCAATACACGCTGAGCAAAGATATCCTTAAAATGACCGCCCAAATGATGCCAGTCGGCGAAGAGGACGCTCAAACGGTAACGCTGGAGGTGAAGGACGAAGATGCCTGGCGCGAGGTAGCATCCACATCAATTATTACACCGGGATACACCGCGCCGTTCAGGGTAGAAAACTGGGAGCGTGGCGCCGACACCCCATACCGGGTTGTATATGACTATGCCAAGGCAGACGGCTCTATCACCACCTATTTATTCCATGGTACGGTTAAACAGGATCCGGTTGATCAGCCGGTTGTTTCCGTGGCCGGCTTTACGGGCAATCACAACACGGGCCGTGGTGTAGAGGGAGGAAATTTTAGATGGATTGACCGGGTTTGGTTTCCACACAACGACATCGTGAATAACATCAAACAGCAAGATGTCGACGTGCTGTTTTTCTCCGGCGACCAGGTCTACGAAGGTGCCAGCCCCACCTTTCCGGACAGAGAAAATGCACACCTCGATTATCTCTACAAGTGGTATTTGTGGGGATGGGCATTTCGAGATATTACAAAAGACAGGCCTACCATAACCATTCCGGACGACCATGACGTATATCAGGGTAACATCTGGGGTAATGGCGGACCTGCCGTTCCAGTAGACAACATGGGCGGCTACGTAATGCCGGCAGACTGGGTAAAGATGATCGAGCGCACCCAAACCAGTCACTTGCCCGACCCTTATGACCCGACGCCCATCAAACAAGGAATTGGTGTGTACTATACCAGTATGACGTATGGGCGCGTCGGTATTGCCATTTTGGAAGACAGGAAATTCAAATCAGGTTGTTATGGACTAGTGCCGGGGCACGAAGGCCGGCCGGATCACTTCTCGCAGGAAAACTTTACGCCGGCGATGGTAGACAAGCCGGGGCTGACCCTTTTGGGGGATCGACAACTGACATTCATTGATGATTGGGCTGCAGACTGGCGTGGCCAGGACATGAAGCTTGCCGTGTCACAAACTGTATTTGCCAACATGGCTACACATCATGGACCCAACTTGATGCGTTTGTATGCTGATTTGGACTCGAATGGCTGGCCCAAGCGCGGCCGTGATAGCGCACTACGTGCCTTGCGCCGTGGATTTGCCTTTATGCTGCAGGGAGACCAGCACCTGTCTACGATTGTACATCATGGCGTTGATGCGCACAACGATGCCGGCTATTCATTTTGTGTGCCTTCTATCGCCAATTTTTATCCGCGTGGCTGGCAACCAGAAGAAGCAGGGGAAAACAGGCCTGAGGGCGCTCCTGCGCATTACGGGCAACACCAGGATGCTTTTGGCAATTTTGTGACGGTGTATGGCGCAACCAACCCAACAGGCCTTACAGGCATTTCTACAGAGAAAGAGCCCCTGGCGTTGCATGACCGGATGCCGGGCTATGGCATCGTACGCTTCAATAAAACAGACCGCACGATCACCATGGAAAATTGGCCGCGGTACGCAAAGCCGATGAGTCAGTCTGAAGCGACGCAATATGAAGGCTGGCCGAAGACCATTGCGATGGAGGATAATTATGGCCGAGAAGCTGCCGGGTATCTACCAGCGTTGCGCGTATCAGGGCTTGCCAACCCTGTTGTTCAGGTTGTAGAAGAGGCAACAGGTGAGATTGTGTATACCCTTCGCATCCAGGGCGACAGCTTTCGCCCGAAGGTGTTTGCGCAGGGCCGGTACACGGTGCATGTGGGCAATCAGGATGCCGGCGAGATGCAGACTTTTTCAGGGGTTACCATTGCAGAAGATGAGGTGCTTGAGGTTATATTTTAA
- a CDS encoding Gfo/Idh/MocA family oxidoreductase, which produces MNRRNFLKTGAALASIPTIIPASALGRAGRPAPSDRITMALIGAGNQGINDMNGFLGDERVQFTAVCDVNKESAGYWNGKIAGREHVRRLINWHYANQTASGSYKGCDSYEDFRDVMNRDDIDTVLLALPDHWHAIPTIMAARAGKDIYGEKPLSLTIAEGRAMSDAVKVNNRIFQTGSQQRSDFRFRRACELVRNGRIGDLISVRVGQPSGTPDFGKSGNRRSPEPVPAGFNYDLWLGPAPEAPYSPARCHVNFRWIFDYSGGQVTDWGGHHPDIAQWGMGTEDTGPVAVKNAKGIFSTDAPWDTATEYYFECHYKNDVRLTVSSKDKMGVRFEGTEGWIWVTRGNWDASNPALLDSEIGADEVHLYKSENHFRNFIDCIISREAPVAPIETAHRSITIAHLGNIAMQVERDLTWDPDNEQIIGDEEANNMLSRPMRAPWSLE; this is translated from the coding sequence ATGAACCGCAGAAACTTCCTAAAAACCGGCGCTGCCCTTGCCAGCATTCCCACGATTATCCCTGCATCAGCCCTTGGCCGAGCAGGACGCCCAGCCCCCAGCGACCGCATCACCATGGCGCTTATTGGCGCAGGCAACCAGGGCATTAATGACATGAACGGATTTCTTGGTGATGAGCGCGTACAGTTCACGGCCGTATGCGATGTAAACAAAGAGAGTGCGGGGTATTGGAACGGAAAAATTGCCGGCCGTGAACATGTCCGCCGACTCATCAACTGGCATTACGCCAATCAAACGGCTTCCGGCAGCTATAAAGGCTGTGATAGCTACGAGGACTTTCGCGATGTGATGAACCGGGATGATATAGACACGGTATTGCTGGCCCTGCCTGATCACTGGCACGCTATTCCGACCATCATGGCGGCACGTGCCGGCAAAGACATCTATGGTGAGAAGCCGCTCTCCCTTACCATTGCAGAAGGCAGGGCGATGAGCGATGCCGTGAAAGTGAACAACAGAATTTTCCAGACGGGCAGTCAACAGCGTTCTGACTTCAGGTTTCGGCGGGCGTGCGAACTGGTGCGCAACGGTCGCATTGGAGACTTAATCTCGGTGCGTGTTGGCCAGCCTTCGGGCACCCCTGATTTTGGCAAATCGGGCAATCGCAGATCGCCAGAACCTGTACCCGCCGGCTTCAACTATGACCTGTGGCTTGGCCCTGCACCAGAAGCGCCCTACAGTCCGGCCCGATGCCACGTAAATTTCCGCTGGATCTTTGATTACTCGGGTGGACAGGTGACAGATTGGGGAGGCCATCATCCGGACATTGCCCAGTGGGGTATGGGCACAGAAGATACAGGACCGGTTGCCGTCAAAAATGCAAAGGGAATTTTCTCCACGGATGCCCCCTGGGACACAGCAACTGAATACTATTTCGAATGCCACTACAAAAATGACGTAAGGCTTACGGTGTCGAGCAAAGACAAAATGGGGGTTCGATTTGAAGGCACTGAAGGCTGGATTTGGGTGACCCGTGGTAACTGGGACGCGTCAAACCCTGCCTTGCTGGATTCCGAAATTGGCGCTGACGAAGTCCACCTTTACAAAAGCGAGAACCACTTCCGCAATTTCATTGACTGCATAATTTCCAGGGAAGCCCCGGTGGCACCAATAGAAACAGCACACCGGTCGATCACCATTGCCCATCTTGGCAACATTGCGATGCAAGTGGAGCGTGATCTAACCTGGGACCCGGACAACGAACAGATTATTGGCGATGAGGAAGCCAACAATATGTTGTCACGGCCGATGCGTGCCCCCTGGAGCCTGGAATAA
- a CDS encoding Gfo/Idh/MocA family oxidoreductase gives MNTSRRATLKKLAAGAAGVTLGSMGMTAKSYANILGANERINMSVIGVRGQGFSHLRRWAGMAENNNVVIRTICDIDENLFEQRIKAVEELQGEAPGTEIDMRRVFDDQEIDAISIATPNHWHALSTIWACQAGKHVYVEKPSSHNVWEGRKMIEAARKYNVIVQVGFQNRSINNVRQAMQFLHNGGLGEVYMARGLCFKPRDSFGIAADSEAPAGFHHDLWLGPAAWRPYNEKKAHYNWHWHWATGNGDNGNQGPHQYDIARWGLGKDEHPVRIQSMGGYFKFTSDVCSQETPNTQTTTFEYADGKLLQFEVRGLYTAGEDSMNVKIGNLFYGTEGWMELSGSNWKTYLGRNDEPGPSSDSGGEQDDGNTTGYLAAPGGGGHYNNFIAAVRSGNSDDLTCDIEKGHMSSALPMLGNIAYQLGRELRFDGDDETFPGDKEANKHLTRAYREPFVVPAQV, from the coding sequence ATGAACACCTCACGCAGAGCGACCCTCAAAAAACTTGCTGCCGGCGCGGCAGGGGTAACCCTTGGCAGTATGGGCATGACGGCTAAAAGCTATGCAAACATCTTAGGCGCCAACGAACGGATAAACATGAGCGTTATCGGTGTGCGTGGTCAAGGATTTAGTCACCTGCGTAGATGGGCCGGCATGGCAGAAAACAACAACGTGGTGATACGTACCATTTGTGACATAGATGAAAATCTGTTTGAACAGCGTATCAAAGCAGTTGAAGAACTGCAAGGTGAGGCGCCTGGTACCGAAATCGATATGCGTCGCGTATTTGACGACCAGGAGATAGACGCCATTTCTATAGCGACACCAAACCACTGGCACGCGCTTTCCACAATTTGGGCGTGTCAGGCGGGCAAACATGTTTATGTGGAAAAACCCAGTTCGCATAACGTTTGGGAAGGCCGGAAAATGATAGAGGCGGCGCGTAAATACAACGTGATTGTGCAGGTTGGATTTCAGAATCGATCGATAAACAATGTTCGGCAAGCCATGCAGTTTTTGCACAACGGTGGACTTGGTGAGGTGTATATGGCGCGGGGCCTTTGTTTTAAACCACGCGACTCATTTGGTATTGCAGCCGACAGCGAGGCGCCGGCCGGCTTCCACCATGACTTGTGGCTTGGGCCAGCTGCGTGGCGGCCCTACAACGAAAAGAAAGCCCACTACAACTGGCACTGGCATTGGGCTACCGGTAACGGCGACAATGGCAACCAGGGGCCACATCAGTACGACATTGCGCGCTGGGGGCTGGGCAAAGATGAACACCCTGTGCGCATCCAATCGATGGGAGGCTACTTCAAGTTTACTTCTGACGTGTGTTCGCAGGAAACGCCCAACACGCAAACCACAACGTTTGAGTACGCAGATGGCAAGCTGCTGCAATTTGAAGTGCGCGGCCTGTATACCGCCGGCGAGGATTCGATGAATGTTAAGATTGGTAACCTCTTCTACGGCACAGAAGGGTGGATGGAGCTAAGCGGTAGCAACTGGAAAACCTACTTGGGTCGTAATGATGAACCCGGTCCCAGTTCAGATAGCGGAGGTGAACAAGACGATGGAAATACAACTGGTTACCTTGCAGCGCCGGGAGGCGGGGGACACTACAACAATTTTATTGCGGCGGTACGATCTGGTAATAGCGATGACTTGACCTGCGATATTGAAAAAGGGCACATGTCTTCTGCGTTGCCCATGCTTGGCAATATCGCGTATCAATTGGGGCGCGAGTTGCGGTTTGATGGGGATGATGAAACCTTCCCGGGAGACAAAGAAGCCAACAAACATTTAACCCGTGCATACCGCGAGCCGTTTGTGGTGCCGGCACAAGTATGA
- a CDS encoding Ig-like domain-containing protein: MKARIRVFACVLGVLFFVQPFFVVLLHAQWQTSQQAPVDFGSLPADRFPVAEWRDFNWEDPGGWTVVDVTTAGITPGAADASPVLMNLANEADVPTVLYFPPGEYTFASAVDINNDNVIIRGAGSDQTFFYLDGSAINGIRFLGWTYDETNVVSNTAAGGQVLTLENTNDLAVGDLIQINQELETWDAEWGSRSWGQIVFITAINGNDVTVDLPLSLGIDTSQQPKVLKLRPLRNVGVEDLYIERKQYDESSNIEFRTVYNAFVKNVESYNAVKFHVFVYRGRQVEISGNYIHDAQNYGTGGHGYGVNLENLSTNILVTNNIFKNLRHHMLMQTGVNHSVISYNYNVDIKELVDLSLHGHFSNHNLYEGNIVWWVGFADFWGQVGPENTLFRSQIHGKKENDQGVIVYDNSDSQNIISNYFLRNSTLEKDADVDDLYAEGNVIQGATEWNTLSSGADIPPSLYLEAPPAFWPSDLAWPAFGHDVSTSATNKIPAQLRYENLIGIGPGDTNDKPEINLTSPASGTNFASGSSVTIEADASDPDGTITSVDFYVDGFWQGSDADAPYSFEWSNVLDGSYVLTAGATDNEGATTISSEVTVSVTTQDSEDVYITSVIASDSREGASPDNTLDGQFNTRWAAHGEGQWIQYSLSSSATVSSVELAWARGDTRVAYFDIAVSEDAADWTTVAENMESSGATTGLETYNITPVTARYVRIIGYGTSSNAWNMISEASLGFDTQITQAFGDVTGNGTVSASDASAILEYTVGYIELEGAAYIAGDVTGNGDLSALDAALVLQYVTGIITCFPAADASCTAGASEKDGRRDLFQAPGGTHRP, from the coding sequence ATGAAAGCAAGGATTCGGGTTTTTGCCTGTGTGTTGGGTGTATTGTTTTTTGTACAGCCTTTCTTTGTAGTGCTTTTGCATGCGCAGTGGCAGACCAGCCAGCAAGCGCCTGTTGATTTTGGAAGCTTGCCCGCTGATAGATTTCCTGTAGCTGAATGGCGCGACTTCAATTGGGAAGATCCAGGCGGCTGGACCGTAGTCGATGTCACAACTGCCGGCATCACACCGGGTGCCGCAGATGCCAGTCCTGTGTTGATGAATTTGGCGAATGAGGCGGACGTACCCACCGTCCTCTACTTCCCGCCAGGGGAGTATACTTTTGCTTCCGCTGTCGACATCAACAACGACAATGTCATTATCCGCGGCGCCGGCAGCGATCAGACCTTCTTTTACCTCGACGGCTCTGCAATCAACGGCATTCGCTTTTTAGGATGGACGTACGACGAAACCAATGTGGTAAGCAACACCGCGGCCGGCGGGCAGGTTTTGACCCTCGAGAACACAAATGACCTCGCCGTTGGAGACCTCATCCAGATCAACCAGGAACTGGAAACCTGGGATGCAGAATGGGGCAGCCGATCATGGGGACAAATTGTGTTTATTACTGCAATTAATGGCAACGATGTAACCGTTGATTTGCCGCTCTCATTAGGCATCGATACGTCTCAACAGCCCAAGGTGCTAAAACTGCGGCCGCTGCGCAATGTGGGGGTTGAGGACCTCTACATCGAGCGAAAACAGTATGATGAGTCTTCGAATATCGAATTCCGTACGGTTTACAATGCCTTTGTCAAGAATGTAGAATCTTACAATGCCGTCAAATTTCACGTGTTTGTTTATCGTGGCCGGCAGGTGGAGATCAGTGGTAACTACATCCATGACGCACAGAACTACGGTACGGGTGGGCATGGATATGGGGTGAACCTCGAAAATCTCTCAACAAATATTCTGGTCACCAACAACATTTTCAAAAATCTCCGTCATCACATGTTGATGCAAACCGGGGTGAACCATTCCGTCATCAGCTACAACTACAATGTGGATATTAAGGAACTGGTTGACCTCAGCCTGCATGGCCATTTTTCAAACCATAACCTGTACGAAGGCAATATCGTTTGGTGGGTAGGGTTTGCAGATTTTTGGGGGCAGGTAGGACCAGAGAATACCCTGTTCAGGAGCCAGATCCACGGAAAAAAAGAGAACGATCAGGGCGTCATCGTTTATGACAACTCTGATTCACAAAACATCATATCAAACTATTTCCTGCGCAATAGTACGCTGGAAAAGGATGCTGATGTTGATGACCTCTATGCTGAAGGGAACGTTATACAGGGGGCGACAGAATGGAATACCTTATCTAGTGGTGCAGATATTCCGCCCTCGCTTTATCTCGAAGCACCGCCGGCATTTTGGCCGTCAGACCTTGCCTGGCCGGCTTTTGGTCACGACGTAAGCACATCGGCTACTAATAAAATTCCGGCGCAGTTGCGCTACGAAAACCTCATCGGTATCGGGCCTGGAGATACAAACGATAAACCTGAAATTAATCTTACCTCGCCCGCCAGCGGGACCAACTTCGCTTCCGGCAGCAGCGTCACCATTGAGGCTGATGCTTCTGATCCGGATGGCACCATTACCAGCGTCGATTTTTATGTTGATGGTTTTTGGCAGGGGAGTGACGCAGACGCACCCTATTCTTTTGAGTGGTCCAATGTGCTGGATGGATCTTACGTGCTAACCGCAGGCGCTACGGATAACGAAGGTGCCACAACCATATCCAGCGAAGTAACCGTTTCTGTAACCACACAGGATAGCGAGGACGTCTACATAACCAGCGTTATCGCAAGTGATAGCCGCGAAGGTGCGAGCCCGGATAACACACTCGACGGGCAGTTTAATACCCGTTGGGCAGCACACGGAGAAGGGCAATGGATTCAGTACAGCCTTTCTTCTAGTGCTACAGTTTCTTCAGTAGAATTGGCATGGGCACGTGGCGATACGCGTGTAGCCTACTTTGATATTGCTGTCTCTGAAGACGCTGCCGATTGGACCACAGTCGCTGAGAACATGGAGAGTTCGGGGGCCACAACGGGATTGGAAACGTATAACATAACACCAGTCACAGCTCGATATGTCCGTATCATTGGTTACGGTACAAGCAGCAATGCATGGAATATGATCAGCGAGGCATCACTCGGATTTGATACACAAATTACCCAGGCGTTTGGTGATGTAACCGGCAACGGTACTGTCTCTGCCTCAGATGCTTCAGCAATTCTGGAATACACCGTCGGGTACATAGAACTGGAAGGCGCAGCGTATATCGCCGGCGATGTAACCGGCAACGGAGACTTGTCCGCGCTTGATGCTGCACTGGTTTTGCAATATGTGACCGGCATCATTACCTGCTTCCCGGCAGCTGATGCTTCTTGCACAGCCGGCGCCTCCGAGAAAGACGGTCGAAGAGACTTATTCCAGGCTCCAGGGGGCACGCATCGGCCGTGA